The genomic window CTTAATCAATGGTCATGAAGATAAGTGGGCAATTGTGACAGGTTTAAACTTACCAATGCTGATTGAAGCTTATGCATCTCGCATGAGTATGGAAACTGCACATGAAGTGGCAACACATATTTGTGAAGTGGCAAGAGAAGGTGTCAAAACACGTCCTGAAACATTGGAACCACAAAAAACGGTTGAAAAAGCTGTACAAACAAATACACCACAAGGTGCAATTCCAGAAGGAACTGTCTTAGGAGATGGACATATTAAGTATGTCTTAGCCCGTGTGGATACACGTTTGTTGCATGGTCAAGTTGCAACAACTTGGACAAAAACTACACAACCTAATCGTATTATCGTTGTTTCTGATTCAGTTGCAAAAGATAATTTACGTAAACAAATGATTGAACAGGCAGCGCCACCAGGTGTAAAGGCCAATGTTGTGCCAGTTTCAAAAATGATTGAAGTGGCTAAGGATCCACGTTTTGGCAATACCAAAGCCATGTTATTATTTGAAACACCTCAAGATGCCCTGCGTGCAATTGTTGGTGGCGTTGATATTCAGGAATTGAATATTGGTTCAATGGCTCATTCACTTGGAAAAGTGGTCGTGAATAAAGCGATTGCGATGGGAAAAGATGATGTTGAAACTTTAGAAAAATTAAAAGAACTTGGAGTGACTTTTGATGTTCGTAAAGTACCAGCAGATTCAAAAGAAAATATGGATCATCTTTTGAAAAAAGCAAAAGATGAATTAAAAAAATCTTAATAGGAGGATAATGAAATGTCTATTATTACAATAATTTTAATTGTTATCATTGCCTTACTAGCGGGAATGGAAGGCGTTTTAGATGAATTTCAATTCCATCAACCGTTAGTTGCATGTACTTTAATTGGTTTGGTAACAGGACACTTAAGTGAAGGAATTATTTTAGGTGGTTCTTTACAAATGATTGCACTTGGTTGGGCAAATGTTGGAGCAGCAGTTGCACCTGATGCAGCACTTGCTTCAGTCGCTTCAGCTATTATTATGGTTTTGGGATTACAAGATGGAAGTGTTGATTCTTCAACAGCGATTACAACTTCAATTGCAGTAGCTATCCCTTTATCAGTAGCTGGTTTATTCTTAACAATGATTTGTCGTACAATTGCAATTCCAATGGTTCATTTTATGGATGGAGCAGCAGAAAAAGGAAATTTCCGTGCAATTGAAATGTGGCAAATTTTAGCGATTATCTTACAGGGGGTAAGAATTGCTATTCCTGCAGCAGCATTGTGTATTGTTCCAGCAACAGTTGTAACCAGTGCATTAAATCAAATGCCACCATGGTTATCAGGTGGTATGGCCGTAGGTGGTGGAATGGTTGCTGCCGTTGGTTATGCTATGGTTATCAATATGATGTCTTCTAAAGAAACTTGGCCTTTCTTTGCAATTGGGTTTGTTTTAGCAGCTATTGGTCAATTGACATTAATTGCATTAGGAGTTATTGGTGTTGCTTTAGCACTAATTTACTTAGGATTAAAAGAAAATAGTGATGGTCATGGTGGCTCTGGTGGAACTGGAGATCCATTAGGCGATATCTTAAATGATTATTAATCTTGAAGGAGGAGAGAAAAAAATGGCAGAAAAAATCGCATTATCAAAAAAAGATCGTTTAGCAGTTGCTTGGCGTCATCAGTTCCTTCAAGGATCTTGGAACTATGAACGTATGCAAAATGGTGGTTGGTGTTATTCAATTATCCCAGCTATCAAAAAATTATATCCTCAAAAAGAAGAGCAAGTTGC from Candidatus Stoquefichus sp. SB1 includes these protein-coding regions:
- a CDS encoding mannose/fructose/sorbose PTS transporter subunit IIA → MVGMILASHGEFANGILQSGTMIFGEQPNVMAVTLEPSEGPDDLKAKMEAAIASFDNQDEVLFLVDLWGGTPFNQANGLINGHEDKWAIVTGLNLPMLIEAYASRMSMETAHEVATHICEVAREGVKTRPETLEPQKTVEKAVQTNTPQGAIPEGTVLGDGHIKYVLARVDTRLLHGQVATTWTKTTQPNRIIVVSDSVAKDNLRKQMIEQAAPPGVKANVVPVSKMIEVAKDPRFGNTKAMLLFETPQDALRAIVGGVDIQELNIGSMAHSLGKVVVNKAIAMGKDDVETLEKLKELGVTFDVRKVPADSKENMDHLLKKAKDELKKS
- a CDS encoding PTS mannose/fructose/sorbose transporter subunit IIC, producing the protein MSIITIILIVIIALLAGMEGVLDEFQFHQPLVACTLIGLVTGHLSEGIILGGSLQMIALGWANVGAAVAPDAALASVASAIIMVLGLQDGSVDSSTAITTSIAVAIPLSVAGLFLTMICRTIAIPMVHFMDGAAEKGNFRAIEMWQILAIILQGVRIAIPAAALCIVPATVVTSALNQMPPWLSGGMAVGGGMVAAVGYAMVINMMSSKETWPFFAIGFVLAAIGQLTLIALGVIGVALALIYLGLKENSDGHGGSGGTGDPLGDILNDY